The following nucleotide sequence is from Salvia splendens isolate huo1 chromosome 2, SspV2, whole genome shotgun sequence.
GATTAAAGTTGAGAAGAATTGCCttgttgttttttttctcttgtttgCAGCGAACAATTAGAAGTGAGATGAATTGGGGAGTGCATAATATAGAGGGTGGGTGGTtaaagatatgggagagatttaggGGTGAGAGGGGCGGTTTTTCTAACGTGGGTTGAGGGGATGGATTTCGAATTCTTTcccttttttattttggatttatttgaatttgtttggtatttatttgcagatcacggaggaggaaaatctcatCACGGAAGAGGAAAATCTCtgcagaatctttaattaaaaatttgaattaatgcaGCTTgatgaccaagtcaactaggaaaagatttaattagattaattagatttttttttctcttttttttcgggTTACATTCCTCGAAGCTCATCGTTGCTTCaaggttcccaccttgaggacaaggtggatttcaaccgtgggggagttgatacgggtATATCTTCGAAAATATctctcatatctctattattatattattatatcttttccatatcgtTATTATCTTGTTCATcaagttaggttattcatagaagtattataaataggactattgttattttcattattcaatcaatgaaatcataattattgtcttttatgtttatttagtttttccgtttagaatttccgattgtcgacagagcacggtttctctgcgactttctttatctttttcacttgataagggtCTTTCCCTTATCAGATATCCATAAAAAGCATGCcatcaaaaaatgaaaaaaatcttttgaattattaacactattatcttttctctttctctacTTTACCGACATTTTTTCGCTccttctcatactttattcacattttctcattctctcttatactttactaatttctcATTTAAAACTTTGTATCATCCACTCTTAGAACTATTTAATCTTAGACATTAGACATTATTATACTCCTCTCTTTATCCAATTACTAAAACACATTTTCTACTGATTCTagggatatttttatttttatttttgaaattgtGATCTTTTTTTTTGAATGTTCTACTCTTTGGGTCTTAACattacaaaataattaattttagtaCAAAAGTTggtattaaaaattaaaaaatagtacttcCTCTGTTTAGTCTCAAGtaattaactttttattttgaattatctCAGTTCAagtgattaaattttttttagcaaaaaataacattttactccattttttttatcacctatactttattttatccacttaacttaataaatttaatttccaCAGTGAGGGTGGAGGGTAGACAAGACGCTTGTAATGTTTCCCGCGCTGTCTAGTCTCTTGGACGTATGCTATAAAAATGTTGAATTTGAGTTTTCGGTCCAAGTTTTTGTTTTCAATGCTGTCTTACAGGGATACATataaacattttaaaaaaattagaatagaGATTCTAAAGTCAAACAAATGATATAGAATCCAAAACAGCAAGGAATTACTACTAATATTCGTTTCTAAAAGGACAAGCACCTGCAGCATAttcatatactagtatttagaTGCTTCTGCATCATTACATCATCAGCACCGATATTATTATTTGTACCATTCTTCATTTTGTGACTTTTGTCCTATATCTACTTATTTAATCTCGTATTACTACTTTTTTCTACGCTTTCTGGATTCTTGAATCTTACCAAAACATTACTATAATTGATTAAGACATTTGTGTTAGTTTTTCGGGTTACCTCTCCATTAATCCATAAATGATTTAAGTTCAGTATCTCACAGTGTTGATATGCATATTAGTTAAAAGAATCATCAAAAGTAATATTTTATGAGTTTGAAGTCAAAGTCTACTCGACATTACATctcttttttttactctatccGTTCACGAAAATAGTCTTATACTCTTATTTGTAAATGATGTACATTTTAATACGGAGTAATATTATggtaattgataaaatatgaaaaagaaaaaagagaataaaatagataaaattagaaagagaatAAGTGATTAAAAAgttttcataaattaaaatgagaTTACATTTTGATggacaaatataaaaaaataggactatttttatgaaacaaataaatactcccttcaCTAAAGATACTTTaatcacttttttattttatctttttttagtAATCTCTCATACTTTGCTAATTATGTACTCCTTCCGTCacatctcaagtgattgactgATTTGCAGCACATGtttgagaaaaatgataataaatagttaaaatgaagataaattaaagtaagagagagaaatgtAGATGAAgctctcttctatattattttctcttttactttacttttttcttcattttaactAGTTATTATCATGTTTttaaaataacaacaaaaaagaaattaatcacGTTAGCtaagacggagagagtattattattCATCTATTTTTTAGAACAGATGGAATATTGAAAgggtttattgcattaaatatccATAAAGAAATGGCCAAATAACATGACGTCCGTTCACAATAGTAATGTATAACGATAACCAATAACCACACATAAGTGTATGAATACTTTCattattaaaatgtttaatAGATTTCAATTAATCAACATTTAATCATAAAATCATTATTTCACTACCCCAAACCGACTATGCCTATTTGACCTTAGttgttaaaataaaaacattacgAAATTATCCACACAATCATTagttatatagtactccctcaaTTACGACTTTTACCTCGTGCCACAATTACAACATATATAATGAAAAaccaacacacacacatacacacattgtatatagttaaataaataaaaaaataaattaaattaataattaagaaACCAAATAAGTACTCCTGCACGGATTCTCTCACAGCAGAATCACGATCATGAGGGAACAGCGAAATCAACGGCCAAGATTACTCCTATGCATTTCGAATTTTGAAATTACGAGGGACATTATCGTCAATCGCAATAAATCCAGGTTCAGCTAGGGTTTCACGTTGCGCTGGTATTTCTCCATTTTATGTCAACGGATATATAAAACGATTAGCTCAGCccacagaaacacacacactcggCCCATTCACTCCCTAAACCCTCGCCAAAAATCTTTTCCTCTTCAATTTTTCTCCTATTCTGATTTATTTTCACAAACATTTctattttagttttctttttcttccatgTAATGATCATGCCATTTTCCGGATAAATTAAACATCTCATCATCCCTCTCAAATCATTCCTCTAATTTTCATCAATCTACACTCCAATCGCATGGATCTGAAAGTAGATAAGGTGAGAAACCAATCGATCGCATCACTATCAATTTTTTTCTCGGTTTATCAATCACCAGCAACTATTTCACATTTTACTCATTTGTTTCAGAAAGCAGATTTTGGGGAGGAAAATGGCAGCATTTCTCCATTAAAGAGCTGCAGCGGCTGTCACACTACGAGAACTCCGCTTTGGCGCGGCGGTCCAGCCGGACCGAAGGTATATGAAaacatttataaaatttttgttctatttgatttgattttgcaAATTTTCGTGCTAACGCGTCTGTTTTGCAGTCTCTATGCAATGCCTGCGGGATAAAATACAACAAGAAGAGAAGGCAACTCTTAGGATTGGAAACAGGGAAGccaaacaagaagaagaagagaacgAGCGTTGTGAGGAGCAACGAGGTTAGAGAGATTTTGAAAATGCGATTCAAGAGCGAGACTGTGTTTCAGAGATCGGGAAAGTTGATGAGCAAGTTGAGAGAGGAAGAGCGAGCGGCGTTACTGTTGATGGCGCTCTCCTGTGGATCATCTGTCTACGCTTAGTGGAGTGGTACCTTCGCCTTCTGCGGTTTGTACCCTGATTTTctgaggaaaaaaaaagaaaaagaaaaagaaaatggagAGTCCTAACTTAATGAGGCGTTAGTTTGAGGGAAAATTTTAGGTTTAAATTTTAGGATGATTCGCTGATGTAATCAGTCTAATGACTAACAATGATTGATTTAGTCATGTTTTTCCTAGTAATAGTATGATTAATTCCTTAGATTTTGATTTCTGACTTTGTGTATATAAGctgttttcatttatttatttttcttttctctgtTTAGGATAGTGTGATAAATAGTACAAGTGGCCTTTTCGTTGTCTTGTGAAAAAGTGGGATTTTTTTCGAATTTACCACATTTAAAATGATTAGATCCTTTGTTATAAATTCGTTCCAACTTccaacacattttctttttcaagAATAAAACTTCCTTAATTGATGAAGGCATTTTTAACTTTTTGAGTATTCTAGTTTTGCCACTTTaagtgaaaataatgaatgaaaGTCTAAAATCACAAAATCTCATTCATTGACAGAGAATAGAAGGATGAGATTCTACCAAATTTTGagtcattacataattaatttgAAAGCATTATAGAATGTAATTATTCAATAAAACAACAATAAACTTACTTTATCGTATTTATTATAATAAGTTGAATgtacttcattaaaattattgaatttataGTATTAAGTGGAGTATAATATTGCAACATGCCTTATTATATGCAAATTGTTCAAGTTAGTCatattctttaaatttttttgtcattATAAACACTGAACGTGGTTTATTATGTACAAATaacttatattattataaagACTGCGCCAAAATTACAAAATTCTGTCAATATATGCATTAGGATTTCTcagaaatttcataaaattatatttaatttattacatgatttggaaaaaataatttaaaggaagagaattata
It contains:
- the LOC121771222 gene encoding GATA transcription factor 15-like, giving the protein MDLKVDKKADFGEENGSISPLKSCSGCHTTRTPLWRGGPAGPKSLCNACGIKYNKKRRQLLGLETGKPNKKKKRTSVVRSNEVREILKMRFKSETVFQRSGKLMSKLREEERAALLLMALSCGSSVYA